GGACTATGGCGCAGCCCATGCCAGTTTCTTGTTGATTATCCGGAAGTGAAAATCCACTTCTGGCAACCGCAAATTATAAGTGAAGCAAACAACGAATAGAACAAAAACGTTGCTTGTACCATAATTTATATACTTTTGCAGGAGGTGGCTAGTTCTTTCGAACTAGATGCACCCGGCTGTGCACGAATTGGTCTCGCCGACAACCACAAGTTGGTGGCACTGGGAATCAATAGTATGATCGGCATGTTTTTATATCTATCAGAAGGAGAAATTCATGGCAATGATGAAGGAATTTAAAGAATTTGCAATGAAAGGCAACGTCGTCGATCTGGCGGTCGGTGTCATCATCGGCGGCGCCTTCGGCAAGATTGTCGATTCCCTGGTGCAAGACGTGATCATGCCGCCCATCGGCCGCATTTTCGGCGGCCTCGATTTCGCCAATTACTACCTGCCCCTGAACGGTCAAGCGACGACGATGACCCTGGTGGAAGCGAAAAAGGCGGGCGCCGTGCTGGCCTATGGTAACTTTTTGACCATTTTGCTCAACTTTATCATCCTTGCCTTCATCATCT
Above is a genomic segment from Janthinobacterium sp. 64 containing:
- the mscL gene encoding large conductance mechanosensitive channel protein MscL — translated: MAMMKEFKEFAMKGNVVDLAVGVIIGGAFGKIVDSLVQDVIMPPIGRIFGGLDFANYYLPLNGQATTMTLVEAKKAGAVLAYGNFLTILLNFIILAFIIFQMVRLMNKARRSEPVAPAPAPATPEDIVLLREIRDSLQQNARNGGDLAK